One part of the Desulfonema ishimotonii genome encodes these proteins:
- a CDS encoding DUF2868 domain-containing protein, which produces MRRTQWQLKDIIDLEYFLHESGEGEGSESDRAAERQRDREIYLRRIQPRTEAGGPPDRRFMLRAWLEERRAAEKAPPAPEVFLPGEAFDEIYRIALWIFVFLGIFSGAGVAFSLLTYTGHEPLNVSVYLGTLVFLQIAWLLMLLSLLALRMINRRFLNRSLIYTLLSRLLIRLILRFRGKALRGVSGDRRERLRAAVGLMRGKQRIYGFLLYCPAFILAQIFGVGFNVGALGATLLRVMGADLAFGWQSTLQVSAQAVHEMVRWIALPWSWLVPASVAYPSPEQIEGSHMILKDGIYHLATRDLVSWWPFLCFAVLFYGLLPRMLLLLSGLISRNRALSKLAFTHSACDRLIHRLETPGVRTEGRPSAAPPVSPPETPPPPAADTPPVTADEVWERGLIALVPDDIFDACQDRELALVLDRAMGFRLREKVRIGEDYEGDVAVLDRLAQTDWGTGCPMC; this is translated from the coding sequence ATGAGACGCACACAGTGGCAACTGAAAGATATTATTGATCTGGAATACTTCCTCCATGAATCCGGGGAAGGGGAGGGGAGCGAATCCGACCGGGCGGCAGAGCGCCAGCGGGATCGGGAGATTTACCTCCGCCGCATTCAGCCCCGGACTGAGGCGGGCGGGCCGCCGGATCGCCGTTTTATGCTCCGGGCCTGGCTGGAAGAGCGCCGGGCCGCTGAAAAGGCGCCGCCCGCCCCGGAGGTATTTTTACCGGGGGAGGCGTTTGACGAAATCTACCGGATAGCGCTCTGGATTTTCGTCTTTCTGGGCATTTTCAGCGGGGCCGGGGTGGCGTTTTCCCTTCTGACCTACACGGGCCATGAGCCGCTGAACGTCTCCGTCTACCTGGGAACACTGGTCTTTCTTCAGATCGCCTGGCTGCTGATGCTCCTGAGCCTGCTGGCGCTGCGCATGATCAACCGCCGTTTTCTGAACAGATCTCTTATTTACACCCTGCTCAGCAGACTTCTGATCCGGCTGATTCTCAGGTTCCGGGGAAAGGCCCTCAGAGGGGTTTCCGGCGACCGGCGGGAGCGCCTCCGGGCCGCCGTCGGCCTGATGCGGGGGAAGCAGCGGATTTACGGTTTTCTGCTGTATTGCCCGGCTTTTATCCTGGCGCAAATCTTCGGCGTCGGGTTCAATGTCGGTGCTTTGGGCGCAACCCTGCTGCGGGTCATGGGGGCCGATCTCGCCTTTGGGTGGCAATCAACGCTTCAGGTCAGCGCCCAGGCCGTCCATGAGATGGTGCGATGGATTGCCCTGCCGTGGTCGTGGCTGGTTCCCGCCTCAGTGGCCTATCCGTCACCGGAACAGATCGAGGGCAGCCACATGATTCTCAAAGACGGCATCTACCATCTGGCGACGCGGGATCTGGTCTCCTGGTGGCCGTTTCTGTGCTTTGCCGTCCTTTTTTACGGCCTGCTCCCACGGATGCTTCTGCTGCTCTCCGGCCTGATCTCCCGGAACCGTGCCCTGTCAAAACTGGCGTTCACTCACAGCGCCTGTGACCGCCTGATCCATCGTCTGGAGACGCCCGGTGTCCGAACCGAAGGCAGACCGTCGGCAGCACCGCCGGTCTCCCCGCCGGAAACACCGCCACCACCGGCAGCGGATACGCCGCCCGTGACAGCGGATGAAGTCTGGGAAAGGGGTCTGATCGCCTTGGTGCCCGATGATATTTTCGACGCATGTCAGGACCGGGAGCTGGCCCTTGTGCTGGACCGGGCAATGGGGTTCCGGCTTCGGGAGAAGGTGCGGATCGGCGAGGATTATGAAGGCGACGTTGCCGTGCTGGACCGGCTGGCGCAAACCGACTGGGGGACGGGATGCCCAATGTGCTGA
- a CDS encoding DUF2868 domain-containing protein encodes MPNVLILQEAWQPPIRETLTFIQALRKILGEQSRIEVGLIGKPGPDTIFTPVKEENWNIWTQKLNTMGDPWLRLERLV; translated from the coding sequence ATGCCCAATGTGCTGATTCTTCAGGAGGCATGGCAGCCGCCGATTCGGGAAACCCTGACCTTTATTCAGGCGTTGCGGAAAATACTGGGCGAGCAGTCCCGGATCGAAGTGGGCCTGATCGGAAAGCCCGGCCCCGATACGATTTTTACCCCGGTTAAAGAGGAAAACTGGAACATATGGACTCAGAAACTCAATACCATGGGAGATCCCTGGTTGCGTCTCGAAAGGCTGGTCTGA
- a CDS encoding GTPase/DUF3482 domain-containing protein, producing MKRKIPEFAIVGHPNEGKSSVVSTLAEDDSVRISPTPGETIECQTFPVVIDGQEIIRFTDTPGFQNPGQSLQWMKNYQGADELIVQVFREAHLGDPDFRDDCELFVPIVRGAGIIYVVDGSRPIRQMDKAEMEILRLTGRPRMAIINCKESDAIYLEQWKSEFRKHFNSVRIFNAHKATYAERISLLESLKGIDQDWQPALETVISAFKKDWEHRNVLTTDIISAMLTDCLTFSMNRNFTEKSDEAALKKSLQAEYVRAIGQIEKKAHGRIRRLFKHNIFNYDLPPQSILREDLFNEKTWQFLGLTQTQLITLAGITGGAIGAALDIAAAGLTFGIFTALGGAVGAGWAALGGGKKLAKSKVVGMDLGGQQIRVGPNENIQFLYILLDRALIFYSHIINWAHGRRDYPVVPAGKKSEAAKAGVTTTWDAESQKICGAFFKAIRSGEEAGKEAAARQLKGLLNDALYKISNSERRYGLVLEENSNER from the coding sequence ATGAAACGAAAGATACCGGAATTTGCCATTGTCGGCCACCCCAATGAGGGGAAGTCATCGGTTGTATCCACCCTGGCCGAGGACGACAGCGTCCGCATCAGTCCGACACCGGGAGAGACCATTGAATGCCAGACCTTCCCGGTGGTGATTGACGGGCAGGAGATTATACGGTTCACCGATACGCCCGGATTTCAGAACCCCGGACAGAGCCTGCAATGGATGAAGAACTATCAGGGGGCGGACGAGCTGATCGTGCAGGTCTTCCGGGAGGCACACCTGGGCGACCCGGATTTCAGGGACGACTGTGAGCTGTTTGTGCCCATTGTCCGGGGCGCGGGGATTATTTATGTGGTGGACGGCTCCCGGCCCATCCGCCAGATGGACAAGGCCGAGATGGAAATCCTGCGGCTGACCGGCCGCCCCCGGATGGCGATTATCAATTGCAAAGAAAGCGATGCGATCTATCTGGAGCAGTGGAAGAGCGAGTTCCGCAAGCATTTCAACTCTGTGCGGATCTTCAACGCCCACAAGGCGACCTATGCGGAGCGGATTTCTCTTCTGGAGAGCCTGAAAGGGATTGATCAGGACTGGCAGCCCGCGCTGGAGACCGTCATATCGGCCTTTAAAAAGGACTGGGAACACCGGAATGTTCTCACGACCGACATCATCAGCGCCATGCTCACGGACTGTCTGACCTTTTCCATGAACAGAAATTTTACGGAGAAATCCGACGAGGCGGCCCTGAAGAAGTCGCTTCAGGCCGAGTATGTCCGCGCCATCGGGCAGATCGAAAAAAAGGCCCACGGCCGAATCCGGCGGCTGTTCAAGCACAATATTTTCAACTACGACCTGCCGCCCCAGTCGATTCTGCGCGAAGACCTGTTTAACGAAAAGACGTGGCAGTTTCTGGGGCTGACCCAGACCCAGCTGATCACGCTGGCCGGCATTACCGGGGGGGCCATCGGTGCGGCGCTGGATATCGCGGCTGCCGGACTGACCTTCGGGATATTTACGGCCCTCGGCGGCGCTGTGGGCGCAGGCTGGGCAGCGCTTGGGGGCGGGAAGAAGCTGGCAAAGAGCAAGGTGGTCGGCATGGATCTTGGGGGGCAGCAGATCCGGGTGGGCCCCAATGAGAATATCCAGTTTCTCTACATCCTGCTGGACCGGGCGCTGATTTTTTATTCCCATATCATCAACTGGGCACATGGCCGTCGGGATTATCCGGTCGTTCCGGCAGGCAAAAAATCCGAAGCGGCCAAAGCCGGGGTTACGACCACCTGGGATGCGGAATCCCAGAAGATATGCGGGGCGTTTTTCAAGGCCATCCGAAGCGGCGAGGAGGCCGGGAAAGAGGCTGCTGCGAGGCAGTTGAAAGGGCTGCTGAACGATGCGCTGTACAAGATTTCCAACAGCGAACGGCGATACGGGCTGGTGCTGGAAGAAAACAGCAACGAACGGTAG
- a CDS encoding REP-associated tyrosine transposase: MANIPERWDGQAQWYFVTIVTKDRLPVFADHAACRILQNAFHKTHRYYPFRLAALVIMPDHWHGLIRPAENVVIEQVVGAVKRNVLRDLNKTKSVWQPRFLDHRIRNNEDFMNHCEYIRLNPKKHGYAREDKKYQWLLFIHPRPFG; the protein is encoded by the coding sequence GTGGCAAATATTCCCGAACGATGGGACGGTCAGGCTCAATGGTATTTCGTTACCATCGTCACAAAAGACCGGCTGCCGGTTTTTGCAGATCACGCCGCCTGCAGAATCCTGCAAAATGCGTTTCACAAGACACATCGGTATTATCCGTTCAGATTGGCGGCCCTGGTCATTATGCCCGATCATTGGCATGGGCTGATCCGACCTGCTGAAAATGTTGTGATTGAACAGGTCGTCGGTGCGGTTAAAAGAAATGTGCTGCGGGATCTGAACAAAACGAAATCTGTCTGGCAGCCCCGTTTTCTGGACCACCGCATCCGAAATAATGAGGATTTTATGAACCATTGTGAATATATACGGTTAAATCCAAAAAAACATGGATATGCCAGAGAGGATAAGAAATACCAATGGTTATTATTCATTCACCCCAGACCATTCGGATGA
- a CDS encoding CHAT domain-containing protein, with the protein MPKNTLIIRHVSSEPDRFQVFRLKDSKSTPEPVEITPPDTFPVEGRPNTHLTADLRWYLENFLDYPFHPDTDVADRVLDSLKAWGEQAFDALFGDRDGSLMLHDATQRGYQALHLQISGDDPRILAWPWEALRDPKAGVFAHICQIERRLNTPLDPLPLSEALPKNQVNILLITARPYENDVQYRSVSRLLVELVEKYDLPAGVHVLRPPTFENLREHLRENPDFYHILHFDGHGAYGHVSPDAGSGFTFRGKEGCLVFEKEDGEADPVRADQLSTLLREHAVPAVVLNACQSGMIDEQADDPFASVASSLLKSGVRSVVAMAWSLYVSGAQVFLPEFYRRLFETGAVAQAARAGRQKMFEKPERVCPREKYHLQDWLVPVVYQQDPADFSFAAARKKNSGIKDLKLEDSRLPPEVRDAENPYGFIGRDRAILELERAMRAKPAGILVHGLGGVGKTTLARGFVKWLDDTQGLGNGCFWFAFNEIRSADYVFNRMGEAIFGKEFAAASPAQKMAALPRAFKENPFVIVWDNFESVCGIPGTDVTPFLPEDDRNELLRFLKTIRGGKTKVIITSRSEEDWLGIERRKIGISGLTGEEQWLFLEEIIGDMGIRINRDDADLVKLMELLNGHPLSMRGLFGNSRGSKTDVFR; encoded by the coding sequence ATGCCGAAAAACACCCTGATCATCCGCCACGTCAGTTCCGAACCGGACCGGTTTCAGGTTTTCCGTCTGAAAGATTCCAAATCCACGCCGGAACCTGTGGAAATAACGCCGCCGGACACGTTTCCGGTGGAAGGGCGGCCCAATACCCATCTCACTGCTGATCTGAGGTGGTATCTGGAAAACTTTCTGGATTATCCGTTTCACCCGGATACGGATGTGGCGGACCGGGTTCTGGACAGCCTGAAAGCCTGGGGCGAGCAGGCGTTTGATGCGCTGTTCGGAGACCGGGACGGGAGCCTGATGCTCCATGATGCCACGCAGAGGGGCTATCAGGCCCTGCATCTCCAGATTTCCGGGGATGATCCCCGGATTCTGGCGTGGCCGTGGGAGGCGCTGCGTGATCCCAAGGCCGGTGTGTTTGCCCATATCTGCCAGATTGAGCGGCGGCTGAATACACCCCTTGATCCCCTACCCTTGTCCGAAGCCTTGCCCAAAAATCAGGTCAATATTCTGCTGATCACGGCCCGGCCCTATGAAAACGATGTGCAGTACCGGTCTGTCTCCCGCCTGCTGGTGGAACTGGTTGAGAAATACGATCTGCCCGCCGGGGTTCATGTGCTGCGGCCTCCGACCTTTGAAAATCTGCGGGAGCATCTTCGGGAGAACCCGGATTTTTACCACATTCTCCATTTTGACGGCCACGGGGCATACGGCCATGTCTCCCCGGATGCCGGTTCGGGCTTTACGTTCAGGGGCAAGGAGGGATGTCTGGTGTTTGAAAAAGAGGACGGCGAGGCCGATCCCGTGCGGGCCGATCAGCTCAGTACCCTGCTTCGGGAACATGCGGTTCCTGCCGTGGTGCTGAATGCCTGTCAGTCCGGCATGATTGACGAGCAGGCCGATGATCCCTTTGCATCCGTGGCATCGTCGCTGCTGAAATCCGGGGTGCGCAGTGTGGTGGCAATGGCGTGGTCGCTGTATGTGAGCGGGGCACAGGTGTTTCTGCCGGAGTTTTACCGGCGGCTGTTTGAAACCGGGGCAGTGGCGCAGGCCGCACGGGCCGGCCGCCAGAAGATGTTTGAAAAGCCGGAGCGGGTCTGCCCCAGGGAAAAATATCATTTGCAGGACTGGCTGGTCCCGGTGGTGTATCAGCAGGACCCGGCGGATTTTTCCTTTGCAGCGGCCCGGAAAAAGAATAGCGGAATCAAAGACTTAAAGCTTGAAGATTCCCGACTGCCGCCGGAGGTGCGGGACGCGGAAAATCCATACGGGTTCATCGGGCGGGACAGGGCCATTCTGGAGCTGGAACGGGCCATGCGGGCAAAACCCGCCGGGATTCTGGTTCACGGGCTGGGCGGCGTGGGCAAGACCACATTGGCACGCGGGTTTGTGAAGTGGCTGGATGACACGCAGGGGCTGGGCAACGGGTGTTTCTGGTTTGCGTTCAATGAAATCCGCAGTGCGGATTATGTGTTCAACCGCATGGGCGAGGCGATTTTCGGCAAAGAGTTTGCTGCGGCTTCCCCGGCGCAGAAGATGGCGGCTTTGCCCCGCGCATTCAAAGAGAACCCGTTTGTGATTGTCTGGGACAATTTTGAATCGGTGTGCGGAATTCCCGGAACCGATGTGACGCCGTTTCTGCCGGAAGACGACCGCAATGAGCTGCTGAGGTTCCTGAAGACGATCCGGGGCGGCAAAACCAAGGTGATCATCACCAGCCGCAGTGAGGAAGACTGGCTGGGGATTGAGCGCAGAAAAATCGGGATATCCGGGCTGACCGGTGAGGAGCAGTGGCTGTTTCTTGAGGAAATCATCGGGGATATGGGCATCAGGATCAACCGGGATGATGCTGATCTGGTAAAGCTGATGGAATTGCTCAACGGGCATCCGCTTTCCATGCGGGGGCTCTTTGGGAATTCGCGGGGTAGTAAAACTGATGTATTCCGATAA
- a CDS encoding UvrD-helicase domain-containing protein, with protein MEFIADLHVHSRFSRATAKNLDLENLAIGAQLKGITVVATGDFTHPAWFAEIREKLVPAEPGLFRLRDDIAKACEASVPPACRRTVRFMLETEISNIYKKNGKTRKNHNLIYMPDLETAARLNGKLDAIGNIRSDGRPILGLDARNLLEIMLECSDDAMFIPAHIWTPWFSLLGSKSGFDSIQECFEDLSHEIFAVETGLSSDAPMNWRVSDLDTRTLISNSDAHSPANLGRNANRFDTELSFSAIRAALSAKDPAQCLGTLDMYPEEGKYHMDGHRKCDVCLRPSESMATDGNCPVCGKPLTLGVLHRVEALADRPEGVRPENRLPYQYIIPLPEILSEICQVGPKTKTVATRYRAALEALGPELEILLRRPLDEIRKAKIPLLDEAIRRMRVGEIHISPGYDGEYGRITVFRPEERETLLGQQALFDMPRSGGRKKKSPEKNTNFKPVKKKTSAKPPTGACPAGILDGLNPEQRQAVTCADGPLLIVAGPGTGKTRTLTHRIAWLIGERQVAPEHILAVTFTNKAAREMRERVEALMGRLTDGPRKMPVVGTFHALCLDILTAESDGDGGSVVDEEERREVVAEAVRQVRAQGIATALRPDALGDRISLAKQHLLDPDADLTPVAGEDAALLTAVYRTYQTLLARESAWDYDDLIFSVVRRFESDDAVREKYAARFRHILVDEYQDLNLGQYRLVRALSPPGKPLCVIGDPDQSVYGFRGSDLRYFRQFTTDYPEAVTLRLRRNYRSAEPILEASHQVIRDHSIQPDGGRICSGIRGFDTLTVMALPTERSEAVAIGKAIERMVGGTGFHSIDFEKTDVTGLKTDRAFSDFAVLYRSNAQSRVIADVFENAGIPFQIARREDVFGRKGVRELLAYLKIAGGRGLFSDFRKIIRMNGTGMGRKTEALFSQWFYENRLSPDRVLAVVGREPLPGLSDVMQRHLSCLVSQISILKTGMSGKSVREKLGFLLENTGLATVIRESARREAALTLLLRKADAFGGDTDGFLKMAALQNDPDVWELSAQKVTLMTLHAAKGLEFPVVFIAGCENGFLPFRGSPNRPVDTDEERRLFYVGLTRARERLFLTRAGRRTIYGKSEDREISPFVRDIEERLMTFEKNRGHRAGKKHPVQLGLFN; from the coding sequence ATGGAATTTATTGCGGATTTGCACGTTCACTCCAGATTCTCACGGGCGACAGCAAAGAATCTGGATCTTGAAAACCTGGCCATCGGCGCACAGTTGAAGGGCATTACGGTGGTGGCCACGGGCGATTTTACCCACCCGGCCTGGTTTGCCGAGATCCGGGAAAAGCTCGTTCCCGCCGAACCGGGGTTGTTCCGGCTCAGAGACGACATTGCCAAAGCCTGCGAAGCGTCGGTTCCCCCGGCCTGCCGGAGAACCGTCCGGTTCATGCTGGAGACGGAAATCAGCAATATTTACAAGAAAAACGGGAAGACCCGGAAGAATCACAACCTGATCTACATGCCGGATCTTGAAACCGCCGCCCGGCTCAACGGGAAGCTGGATGCCATCGGCAACATCAGATCGGACGGGCGGCCCATTCTGGGGCTGGATGCCCGGAATCTGCTGGAGATCATGCTGGAATGCTCGGACGACGCCATGTTCATTCCGGCCCACATCTGGACGCCCTGGTTCTCGCTGCTGGGATCAAAGTCCGGGTTTGATTCGATCCAAGAGTGCTTTGAAGACCTCTCCCATGAAATCTTTGCCGTGGAAACCGGCCTCTCGTCCGACGCGCCCATGAACTGGCGGGTGTCGGATCTGGACACCCGGACCCTGATCTCCAACTCCGATGCCCATTCCCCCGCCAATCTGGGGCGAAACGCCAACCGTTTCGATACAGAGCTTTCTTTTTCGGCCATCCGCGCCGCCCTCAGCGCCAAAGATCCGGCACAATGCCTGGGAACCCTGGATATGTATCCCGAAGAGGGCAAATATCACATGGACGGGCACCGCAAATGCGACGTCTGCCTGCGGCCTTCGGAGAGCATGGCGACGGACGGGAACTGCCCGGTCTGCGGAAAGCCGCTCACCCTCGGCGTGCTGCACCGGGTCGAGGCCCTGGCCGACCGGCCCGAAGGTGTCCGGCCTGAGAACCGGCTGCCCTATCAGTATATTATTCCCCTGCCGGAGATTCTCTCGGAAATCTGTCAGGTGGGACCAAAAACCAAAACCGTGGCGACCCGCTACCGGGCTGCCCTTGAGGCCCTCGGACCGGAGCTGGAGATTCTGCTCCGCAGGCCGCTTGACGAGATTCGGAAGGCAAAGATTCCCCTGCTGGACGAGGCGATCCGGCGGATGCGGGTCGGTGAGATTCACATTTCGCCCGGATATGACGGTGAATATGGCCGGATAACGGTGTTCAGGCCGGAAGAGCGGGAAACCCTGCTGGGCCAGCAGGCGCTCTTTGATATGCCGCGTTCCGGCGGGCGGAAGAAAAAATCACCGGAAAAAAACACAAATTTCAAACCGGTAAAAAAAAAGACTTCGGCTAAACCGCCCACCGGTGCGTGTCCCGCCGGAATACTGGACGGGCTGAACCCGGAACAGCGGCAGGCCGTCACCTGTGCGGACGGGCCGTTGCTGATCGTGGCCGGTCCGGGAACGGGCAAGACCAGAACCCTGACTCACCGGATCGCCTGGCTCATCGGGGAACGGCAGGTTGCCCCGGAACATATTCTGGCGGTCACGTTTACCAACAAAGCCGCACGGGAGATGCGGGAGCGGGTTGAAGCCCTTATGGGCCGCCTGACCGACGGGCCGCGGAAAATGCCCGTCGTCGGCACGTTTCACGCCCTTTGCCTCGATATACTCACCGCCGAATCTGACGGAGACGGCGGGAGTGTGGTGGACGAGGAGGAGCGGCGGGAAGTGGTCGCCGAAGCCGTGCGGCAGGTCCGGGCACAGGGAATTGCAACCGCACTCAGACCCGATGCGCTGGGGGACCGCATCAGTCTGGCCAAACAGCATCTGCTGGACCCGGACGCCGACCTGACACCCGTTGCCGGGGAAGATGCCGCGCTGCTGACCGCAGTCTACCGGACCTATCAGACGCTGCTGGCCCGTGAATCGGCCTGGGATTACGATGATCTGATTTTCAGCGTCGTCCGCCGGTTTGAGTCCGACGACGCGGTCCGGGAGAAATACGCGGCCCGGTTCCGGCACATTCTGGTGGACGAATACCAGGATTTGAACCTGGGCCAGTACCGCCTTGTCCGGGCGCTGTCACCGCCGGGCAAACCCCTTTGCGTTATCGGCGACCCGGATCAGTCGGTCTACGGATTCCGGGGATCTGACCTGCGCTATTTCAGACAGTTCACGACGGATTACCCCGAAGCCGTCACCCTCCGCCTCCGCCGCAACTACCGCTCGGCAGAACCCATCCTGGAGGCATCCCATCAGGTGATCCGGGACCACAGCATTCAGCCGGACGGGGGCCGGATCTGTTCCGGCATACGGGGCTTTGACACCCTGACGGTCATGGCGCTGCCCACCGAGCGGTCCGAGGCCGTGGCCATCGGCAAGGCCATTGAACGGATGGTGGGGGGCACGGGCTTTCATTCCATTGACTTTGAGAAAACAGATGTTACCGGGCTGAAAACCGACCGGGCCTTTTCCGACTTTGCCGTGCTGTACCGCAGCAACGCCCAGAGCCGGGTGATTGCGGACGTCTTTGAAAACGCGGGCATCCCCTTTCAGATTGCACGCCGGGAAGATGTTTTTGGCCGGAAAGGGGTGAGAGAGTTGCTGGCGTATCTGAAAATTGCCGGGGGGAGGGGGCTTTTCAGCGACTTCAGGAAGATCATCAGGATGAACGGGACCGGCATGGGCCGGAAAACAGAAGCGCTTTTCAGCCAGTGGTTTTACGAAAACAGATTGTCGCCGGATCGTGTACTGGCCGTCGTCGGCAGGGAGCCGCTGCCCGGTCTGAGCGATGTGATGCAGCGCCATCTCTCCTGTCTTGTATCACAGATTTCAATCTTGAAAACCGGTATGAGCGGAAAAAGTGTCCGGGAGAAGCTCGGTTTTCTTCTGGAAAATACCGGACTGGCGACGGTCATCCGGGAGAGCGCCCGGCGGGAAGCGGCGCTGACGCTCCTGCTTCGGAAAGCCGACGCCTTTGGCGGGGATACGGACGGATTCCTGAAAATGGCCGCGCTCCAAAACGACCCGGATGTCTGGGAGCTGAGTGCCCAGAAGGTCACGCTGATGACCCTGCACGCCGCCAAGGGGCTTGAATTTCCCGTGGTCTTCATTGCCGGATGTGAAAACGGATTTCTGCCCTTCAGAGGGTCTCCGAACCGGCCTGTGGATACGGACGAGGAACGCCGCCTCTTTTATGTGGGCCTGACCCGCGCCAGGGAGCGCCTCTTTCTGACCCGCGCAGGCAGGCGGACCATTTACGGAAAATCCGAGGACAGGGAGATATCGCCCTTTGTCCGGGACATTGAGGAGCGCCTGATGACATTTGAAAAAAATCGCGGCCACAGGGCCGGGAAGAAACATCCGGTACAACTCGGACTGTTTAACTGA